Proteins encoded within one genomic window of Equus caballus isolate H_3958 breed thoroughbred chromosome 20, TB-T2T, whole genome shotgun sequence:
- the H1-12 gene encoding histone H1.3 gives MSETAPAALPAPAPAEKTPVKKARKSASATKRKASGPPVSELIIKAVAASKERNGLSLAALKKALAAAGYDVEKNNSRIKLGLKSLVSKGTLVQTKGTGASGSFKLNKKAATGEAKPKAKKAGAAKPKKASGVAKRPKKTPGTITPKKSARKTPRKVKKPAASKKVIKSAKKVNTAKPKKAAKSPAKAKAPKPKAAKPKGGKPKKAAPKKK, from the coding sequence ATGTCGGAAACCGCACCCGCCGCgcttcctgctcctgctcccgCGGAAAAGACGCCTGTGAAGAAGGCCCGCAAGTCCGCAAGTGCCACCAAGCGCAAGGCTTCCGGGCCCCCTGTGTCCGAGCTTATCATCAAGGCTGTCGCCGCCTCCAAGGAGCGCAATGGCTTGTCTCTGGCCGCCCTCAAGAAGGCGCTGGCGGCTGCTGGCTACGACGTGGAGAAGAACAACAGCCGCATCAAGCTGGGTCTTAAGAGCCTGGTGAGCAAGGGCACCCTGGTGCAGACCAAGGGCACCGGCGCCTCAGGCTCTTTCAAGCTCAACAAGAAGGCGGCGACCGGGGAAGCCAAACCGAAAGCTAAGAAGGCGGGTGCGGCCAAGCCCAAGAAGGCTTCTGGGGTGGCCAAAAGGCCCAAAAAGACGCCGGGTACGATCACTCCGAAAAAAAGCGCCAGGAAGACCCCGAGGAAGGTGAAGAAACCAGCGGCGTCTAAGAAAGTGATCAAGAGCGCGAAAAAGGTGAACACAGCTAAGCCGAAGAAGGCAGCTAAGAGTCCAGCCAAGGCCAAAGCCCCTAAGCCCAAGGCAGCCAAGCCTAAAGGAGGCAAGCCCAAGAAGGCGGCCCCCAAAAAGAAGTGA
- the H3C4 gene encoding histone H3.1-like — MLSFFCQITGLGKFVMARTKQTARKSTGGKAPRKQLATKAARKSAPATGGVKKPHRYRPGTVALREIRRYQKSTELLIRKLPFQRLVREIAQDFKTDLRFQSSAVMALQEACEAYLVGLFEDTNLCAIHAKRVTIMPKDIQLARRIRGERA; from the coding sequence atgctttcatttttctgtcaGATAACTGGTTTGGGTAAATTTGTCATGGCTCGTACCAAGCAGACAGCTCGTAAGTCCACCGGCGGCAAGGCGCCCCGCAAGCAGCTGGCCACCAAGGCGGCTCGCAAGAGCGCGCCGGCCACGGGCGGCGTGAAGAAGCCCCACCGCTACCGGCCCGGCACGGTGGCCCTGCGCGAGATCCGCCGCTACCAGAAGTCCACCGAGCTGCTGATCCGCAAGCTGCCCTTCCAGCGCCTGGTGCGCGAGATCGCGCAGGACTTCAAGACCGACCTGCGCTTCCAGAGCTCGGCCGTGATGGCGCTGCAGGAGGCGTGCGAGGCCTACCTGGTGGGGCTCTTTGAGGACACCAATCTCTGCGCCATCCACGCCAAGCGCGTCACCATCATGCCCAAGGACATCCAGCTCGCGCGCCGCATCCGCGGGGAGAGGGCGTAA
- the H2AC7 gene encoding histone H2A type 1-D — MSGRGKQGGKARAKAKTRSSRAGLQFPVGRVHRLLRKGNYSERVGAGAPVYLAAVLEYLTAEILELAGNAARDNKKTRIIPRHLQLAIRNDEELNKLLGKVTIAQGGVLPNIQAVLLPKKTESHHKAKGK; from the coding sequence ATGTCGGGTCGCGGAAAACAAGGTGGCAAGGCTCGTGCCAAGGCTAAGACCCGTTCCTCGAGGGCTGGTCTTCAGTTTCCTGTGGGCCGTGTGCACCGCCTGCTCCGCAAGGGCAACTACTCTGAGCGAGTGGGGGCCGGTGCGCCGGTGTACTTAGCCGCGGTGCTGGAGTATTTGACCGCCGAAATCTTGGAGTTAGCGGGCAACGCGGCCCGTGACAACAAGAAGACGCGCATCATTCCGCGCCACCTCCAGCTGGCTATTCGCAACGATGAGGAGCTGAACAAACTGCTGGGGAAAGTGACCATCGCGCAGGGTGGCGTTCTCCCCAACATCCAGGCTGTACTGTTGCCCAAAAAGACCGAAAGTCACCACAAGGCCAAGGGCAAGTAA
- the H2BC7 gene encoding histone H2B type 1-C/E/F/G/I has protein sequence MVANYKRELESQFAYRLSAWNDLANQSVRFLIPYLHRNPTNIMSVLTRLPSFLLIENGLCFGSMPEPAKSAPAPKKGSKKAVIKAQKKDGKKRKRSRKESYSVYVYKVLKQVHPDTGISSKAMGIMNSFVNDIFERIAGEASRLAHYNKRSTITSREIQTAVRLLLPGELAKHAVSEGTKAVTKYTSSK, from the coding sequence ATGGTAGCCAATTACAAACGAGAATTAGAGTCACAATTTGCATACCGCCTGTCTGCCTGGAATGACTTAGCCAATCAAAGTGTAAGATTTTTAATACCATATTTGCATAGGAACCCTACAAATATTATGAGCGTGTTAACTAGACTACCTAGTTTTCTCTTAATTGAAAACGGTTTGTGCTTTGGTAGTATGCCTGAACCAGCCAAATCCGCTCCGGCCCCCAAAAAGGGCTCTAAGAAGGCGGTGATTAAGGCCCAGAAGAAGGACGGCAAGAAGCGCAAGCGCAGCCGCAAGGAGAGTTACTCCGTCTACGTGTACAAGGTGCTGAAGCAGGTCCACCCCGACACCGGCATCTCGTCCAAGGCCATGGGCATCATGAACTCGTTCGTCAACGACATTTTCGAGCGCATCGCGGGCGAGGCGTCGCGCCTGGCGCATTACAACAAGCGCTCGACCATCACCTCCAGGGAGATCCAGACGGCCGTGCGCCTGCTGCTGCCCGGGGAGCTGGCCAAGCACGCTGTCTCGGAGGGCACCAAGGCCGTCACCAAGTACACCAGCTCCAAGTAA